One window of Peteryoungia desertarenae genomic DNA carries:
- the dprA gene encoding DNA-processing protein DprA, with product MPDDSARRNGIALTDRQRISWLRLIRSDNVGPATFRDLINHFGSAEAALSMLPELSRRGGSTRHIRIASVDEAERELETARRFGARFVGIGEPDYPYALRNLDAAPPLLAMKGHSHCCALPAVGIVGSRNASISGTKFAARLARDIGQAGYSIVSGLARGIDAAAHRASLQSGTIAAMAGGLDCPYPPENRDLLEEIWSGQGLAISEMPFGWEPRARDFPRRNRLIAGVALGVVVIEAAARSGSLITARLAAQAGRLVFAVPGSPLDPRCEGTNALLKNGAIVTTTSADVLEALAPLSQIDPFSRPAANEPPTESEREFIPSPSDQDRSSLVQALGPTPVEIDDVIRHTALAPQTVYLILLELDLAGRLHRHPGGLVSLAMGE from the coding sequence ATGCCGGACGACAGCGCAAGACGAAACGGAATTGCGCTGACGGACCGACAAAGGATCTCCTGGCTCAGGTTGATCCGCAGCGACAATGTCGGGCCGGCAACCTTCAGAGATCTGATCAACCATTTCGGCTCGGCAGAGGCCGCGCTGTCGATGCTGCCGGAACTGTCGCGACGCGGTGGATCGACCCGGCACATCCGGATCGCCTCGGTCGATGAGGCTGAACGAGAGCTGGAGACCGCACGGCGATTCGGCGCCCGCTTCGTCGGTATTGGAGAGCCGGACTATCCCTACGCGCTACGCAATCTGGATGCGGCACCACCCCTTCTTGCGATGAAGGGACATTCCCATTGCTGCGCCCTGCCCGCAGTGGGAATTGTGGGCTCGCGCAATGCCTCCATCAGCGGCACAAAGTTTGCCGCGCGACTGGCTCGCGACATTGGCCAGGCAGGATATTCGATCGTCTCCGGTCTGGCTCGAGGCATCGATGCTGCAGCCCACCGTGCCAGCCTCCAAAGCGGAACGATTGCCGCCATGGCAGGAGGACTCGATTGCCCCTACCCTCCAGAGAACCGCGATTTGCTTGAGGAGATCTGGTCCGGCCAGGGACTGGCGATCTCGGAGATGCCGTTTGGCTGGGAGCCCCGTGCAAGAGATTTCCCCCGGCGCAATCGGCTTATCGCCGGTGTGGCACTTGGTGTTGTGGTGATTGAAGCAGCTGCGCGGTCTGGGTCTCTGATCACGGCGCGGCTCGCGGCTCAAGCCGGGCGCCTGGTCTTCGCCGTGCCGGGTTCGCCTCTGGATCCGCGCTGTGAGGGGACCAACGCACTTTTGAAGAACGGGGCCATTGTGACCACAACATCCGCCGATGTTTTGGAAGCGCTTGCGCCCCTGTCACAGATTGATCCGTTTAGCCGACCGGCGGCCAATGAGCCGCCAACAGAGAGTGAGCGAGAGTTCATACCGTCACCTTCTGATCAGGATCGCAGCAGTCTGGTTCAGGCCCTTGGCCCTACGCCCGTCGAGATTGACGACGTGATCCGGCACACGGCGCTTGCACCACAAACTGTCTACCTGATTCTGCTGGAGCTCGATCTGGCAGGCCGCTTACACAGGCATCCCGGGGGGCTTGTCTCCCTTGCCATGGGTGAATGA
- the plsY gene encoding glycerol-3-phosphate 1-O-acyltransferase PlsY, whose translation MPTIDYLAIGWPALIAVLSLGYLLGSIPFGYVLTKMAGLGDVRSIGSGNIGATNVLRTGNKKLAAATLLLDALKATVAAVVAQLVFGENAGLLAGFAAFIGHLFPIWLGFKGGKGVATYIGMLLGVAPLMVLVFALAWLSVAFITRYSSLSALVATLAIPIVLWILGVEEAALITSAMTAITFWRHKANIERLIAGTESKIGKKG comes from the coding sequence ATGCCGACCATTGACTATCTGGCCATAGGATGGCCTGCACTGATCGCAGTTCTCAGCCTCGGCTATCTTCTGGGCTCGATCCCTTTCGGCTATGTCCTCACAAAAATGGCCGGTCTTGGCGACGTGCGCTCCATCGGCTCCGGCAATATCGGCGCTACCAATGTCTTGCGCACCGGCAACAAGAAACTGGCGGCAGCTACCCTGCTTCTCGACGCCTTGAAGGCGACGGTCGCCGCCGTTGTTGCGCAATTGGTGTTTGGCGAAAATGCCGGTCTTCTGGCCGGATTTGCAGCCTTTATCGGCCATCTTTTCCCGATCTGGCTCGGCTTCAAGGGCGGCAAGGGCGTTGCCACCTATATCGGCATGCTGCTCGGCGTGGCACCGTTGATGGTGCTGGTCTTTGCCCTGGCCTGGCTCTCGGTTGCCTTCATTACCCGCTACTCTTCGTTGTCGGCTCTCGTGGCTACACTTGCGATTCCGATCGTCTTATGGATACTTGGAGTTGAAGAGGCAGCGCTCATTACATCCGCAATGACAGCCATCACGTTCTGGCGTCACAAAGCTAACATCGAGCGACTGATCGCCGGGACTGAGAGCAAGATCGGAAAGAAGGGCTAG
- a CDS encoding dihydroorotase: MMKPLVLKNVRVLDPSQGMDEVGSIIIGADGKILAAGALALNQGAEDGAEIRDCTGLTAIPGLVDARVFVGEPGAEHRETIASASAAAAAGGVTSFIMMPETDPVIDDVALVEFVKKTARDTATVHVYPAAALTKGLTSGEMSEMGLLQAAGAVAFTNGSHGLADTQVLRRAMTYSRELGAVISLETREKYLAANGVMNEGLLASWLGLSGIPKETEIIPLERDLRIATLTRAKYHAAQISVPESVEAIEVARARGCHVTCGISINHLTLNENDIGEYRTFFKLYPPLRSEQDRMAMVEALSKGQIDIIVSSHDPHDVDTKRLPFDEAAEGAIGLETLLAAALRLYHSNQVSLMRLVDALSTRPAKIFGLPAGTLQPGAVADIALVDLDEPWLVSRDALLARSKNTAFEDARFSGRVVSTYVAGKCVHTL, translated from the coding sequence ATGATGAAACCGCTCGTCTTGAAGAATGTCCGCGTTTTGGACCCGTCCCAGGGCATGGATGAGGTCGGCTCCATCATCATTGGTGCCGATGGGAAGATTCTGGCAGCGGGGGCTCTCGCACTCAATCAGGGTGCCGAGGATGGCGCCGAGATTCGGGATTGCACCGGCCTCACCGCCATTCCCGGCCTGGTCGATGCGCGTGTTTTCGTCGGTGAACCGGGTGCCGAGCACCGGGAAACAATTGCTTCTGCCAGTGCTGCGGCAGCGGCCGGAGGGGTCACATCCTTCATCATGATGCCTGAAACCGACCCGGTGATCGATGATGTCGCTCTGGTCGAATTCGTCAAGAAGACGGCTCGTGATACGGCAACCGTCCATGTCTATCCGGCAGCGGCTCTGACCAAGGGGCTGACAAGCGGGGAAATGAGCGAAATGGGGCTGCTGCAGGCAGCCGGCGCCGTTGCCTTTACCAATGGTAGCCATGGCCTTGCCGATACCCAGGTTCTGCGCCGGGCGATGACCTATTCCCGTGAATTGGGTGCGGTTATCTCGCTGGAAACACGCGAGAAGTATCTGGCAGCCAATGGTGTCATGAACGAAGGCTTGCTTGCGAGTTGGCTTGGGCTCTCCGGCATCCCGAAGGAGACCGAGATCATTCCGCTGGAGCGGGATCTGAGGATCGCGACGCTCACGCGCGCCAAGTATCATGCGGCGCAGATTTCCGTTCCCGAGTCGGTCGAGGCGATCGAAGTGGCGCGTGCGCGCGGCTGCCATGTCACCTGCGGTATCTCGATCAACCATCTGACACTCAATGAAAACGACATCGGCGAGTATCGAACCTTTTTCAAGCTCTATCCGCCGCTGCGCTCCGAACAGGATCGCATGGCCATGGTGGAAGCATTGTCCAAGGGGCAGATCGACATCATTGTTTCGTCGCATGATCCGCACGATGTGGACACCAAACGGCTACCCTTCGACGAGGCAGCCGAGGGGGCGATCGGGCTTGAAACCCTGCTGGCAGCGGCGCTCAGGCTCTATCATTCCAACCAGGTCTCCCTGATGCGACTGGTGGATGCCCTGTCGACCCGACCCGCAAAGATCTTCGGCCTTCCCGCTGGTACATTGCAGCCCGGTGCGGTCGCTGACATTGCGCTGGTCGATCTCGATGAGCCATGGCTGGTTTCACGGGATGCTCTGCTGGCGCGCTCAAAGAATACCGCTTTTGAAGATGCGCGGTTCTCAGGACGCGTGGTCTCTACCTATGTCGCCGGAAAGTGCGTGCATACACTTTAA
- a CDS encoding aspartate carbamoyltransferase catalytic subunit encodes MVFFFPHRHLLGIKGLNEQDILYLLDKADEAVKISRQREKKTSSLRGLTQINLFFEASTRTQASFELAGKRLGADVMNMSVGNSSVKKGETLIDTAMTLNAMRPDVLVVRHSSAGAAALLAQKVACSVINAGDGQHEHPTQALLDALTIRRAKGKIGRIIVAICGDVLHSRVARSNILLLSAMGARVRVVAPPTLLPAGIADMGVEVFHDMKEGLRDADVVMMLRLQRERMAGSFVPSVREYFHYYGLDAEKLKLAKEDALVMHPGPMNRGVEIASEVADGPQSVIEQQVEMGVAVRMAVMETLLLSQNQGPSSGGMGA; translated from the coding sequence ATGGTCTTCTTCTTCCCCCATCGCCATCTCCTCGGCATCAAGGGCCTGAATGAGCAGGATATTCTGTATCTGCTGGATAAGGCCGACGAAGCCGTGAAAATCAGCCGTCAGCGGGAGAAGAAAACTTCCTCGCTGCGCGGCCTGACGCAAATCAACCTCTTTTTTGAAGCCTCGACGCGGACGCAAGCCTCCTTCGAACTGGCAGGCAAACGGCTCGGAGCCGATGTGATGAATATGTCTGTCGGCAATTCATCCGTCAAAAAAGGCGAAACATTGATCGACACGGCAATGACGCTGAATGCCATGCGACCCGATGTTCTGGTTGTTCGCCATTCGTCCGCAGGGGCCGCAGCACTTCTCGCACAGAAAGTGGCCTGTTCTGTCATCAATGCCGGCGATGGCCAGCATGAGCATCCGACACAGGCACTGCTGGACGCACTGACGATCCGCCGGGCCAAGGGAAAGATCGGGCGCATCATCGTGGCCATCTGCGGAGATGTCCTGCATTCGCGCGTCGCGCGCTCCAACATCCTCCTGCTGAGTGCCATGGGTGCACGCGTGCGCGTCGTGGCTCCCCCGACCTTGTTGCCGGCTGGCATTGCGGACATGGGAGTTGAAGTCTTTCACGACATGAAGGAAGGCCTGAGGGACGCAGATGTGGTGATGATGCTCCGCCTGCAGCGTGAGCGCATGGCAGGCTCTTTCGTGCCGTCGGTTCGCGAGTATTTCCATTATTACGGGCTGGATGCCGAAAAGCTGAAGCTGGCGAAAGAAGATGCGCTCGTCATGCATCCGGGACCCATGAACCGAGGTGTCGAAATTGCCTCCGAGGTGGCAGACGGTCCGCAGAGCGTCATCGAGCAACAGGTTGAGATGGGCGTCGCCGTTCGGATGGCCGTGATGGAAACGCTTCTTCTGTCGCAGAACCAGGGTCCGAGCAGCGGGGGAATGGGCGCATGA
- a CDS encoding acyl-CoA dehydrogenase family protein — protein MSIMNRTEEKLAALNQPKPWSGVNAYRSDPLLVDLSSSLSRSLRDEYDVIGKYVTSHEAQELARMANHSPPQLRTHGVRGERLDVVEYHPAWHALMRRSMSSGLHSSVWENNIDQRGHEHMARAVRFYLIAQLESGHLCPLSMTSASVAALVASPTVQKEWTPKILSRKYDSSNKPPMQKTAITLGMGMTEKQGGTDVRANTTTADRVGEGIFRLSGHKWFLSAPMSDAFIMLAQTKDGMGCFLVPRLLEDGSSNGLEFQRLKDKIGNRSNASSELEFEEAFGFLLGTPGDGVRTILDMVTLTRLDCALSSAGLMRASMAEAVHHVRGRSVFGKKLVDQPLMTRVLADMALDVAAATALAFRLADSFDRARESAVDAAYARIMTPVAKYWICKIAPSLIYEAMECIGGSGYVEERAIARHYREAPVNAIWEGSGNVMALDVLRVLNRGKDLFETLFAGLERDMGPSGKKTVELLRAATALAERDEAAARLLVEQLALAAAAAELYRMGAVKIADAFLESRLVGGWRHTYGVLDARFDSRYVLDLLYPAAS, from the coding sequence ATGAGCATAATGAACCGGACTGAAGAAAAACTCGCCGCCCTGAACCAGCCCAAGCCATGGTCCGGTGTCAACGCCTATCGATCCGATCCTCTGCTGGTCGATCTTAGTTCGTCACTCTCGCGCTCGCTGCGAGACGAATATGATGTGATCGGCAAGTATGTGACATCGCACGAGGCGCAGGAACTGGCGCGCATGGCCAATCACAGCCCACCGCAATTGCGCACCCATGGCGTGCGCGGCGAGCGGCTGGATGTTGTGGAATATCACCCCGCCTGGCATGCACTGATGCGCCGCTCGATGTCTTCGGGACTGCATTCGTCCGTCTGGGAGAACAATATCGATCAACGCGGACATGAGCATATGGCTCGCGCAGTTCGCTTTTATCTGATTGCACAGCTTGAGAGCGGGCATTTGTGCCCGCTCAGCATGACCAGCGCTTCCGTGGCGGCGCTTGTTGCATCCCCGACCGTCCAGAAGGAGTGGACGCCGAAGATACTGTCGCGCAAGTATGATTCCTCGAACAAGCCGCCGATGCAGAAAACGGCGATCACGCTTGGCATGGGCATGACAGAGAAGCAGGGCGGAACAGATGTTCGCGCCAATACAACGACTGCCGACAGAGTAGGCGAGGGTATCTTCCGGTTATCCGGCCACAAGTGGTTCCTCTCAGCCCCCATGAGCGACGCTTTCATCATGCTGGCCCAGACCAAGGACGGGATGGGTTGCTTCCTTGTCCCGCGCCTGTTGGAGGACGGTTCTTCAAACGGCCTTGAGTTCCAGAGGCTCAAGGACAAGATCGGCAACCGTTCCAACGCCTCTTCTGAGCTCGAGTTTGAGGAAGCGTTCGGCTTTCTGCTCGGTACACCGGGCGACGGTGTGCGAACCATCCTCGATATGGTGACGCTGACCCGCCTCGACTGCGCCTTGTCCTCTGCCGGTCTGATGCGCGCCTCCATGGCCGAAGCCGTGCATCATGTGCGTGGCCGCTCGGTCTTTGGCAAGAAACTGGTCGACCAGCCCCTGATGACAAGGGTTCTGGCGGACATGGCCCTGGATGTGGCCGCAGCAACAGCCCTTGCATTCCGGTTGGCGGACAGTTTCGACCGCGCTCGTGAAAGCGCCGTTGATGCTGCCTATGCGCGGATCATGACGCCGGTCGCAAAATACTGGATCTGCAAGATCGCGCCCTCGTTGATCTACGAGGCCATGGAATGCATTGGCGGCAGTGGCTATGTCGAGGAACGAGCGATCGCGCGACACTATCGCGAGGCGCCGGTCAATGCGATCTGGGAAGGTTCGGGCAATGTCATGGCGCTCGACGTTCTGCGTGTCCTCAATCGTGGCAAGGACCTCTTCGAGACCTTGTTTGCCGGTCTCGAGAGGGACATGGGCCCATCGGGCAAGAAGACTGTCGAACTCCTGCGGGCTGCAACGGCGCTTGCGGAGCGCGACGAAGCCGCCGCCCGTCTTTTGGTCGAGCAGCTCGCGCTTGCTGCCGCTGCCGCAGAACTCTACCGCATGGGCGCGGTCAAGATTGCAGATGCCTTCCTCGAATCACGGCTCGTGGGTGGCTGGCGCCATACCTACGGCGTCCTCGATGCGCGTTTCGATTCAAGATATGTCCTGGATCTGCTTTATCCGGCTGCGAGCTGA
- a CDS encoding AEC family transporter, translating into MLIIFESILPIFLLVLLGVALKRSPLITQGFWGGLEQFGYYVLFPALLFQTLSKADFSSISGTSVSVTALLAFAAMTALSLALWPLFKTRGMGGPAYTSVFQTATRWNGFMALAIAEKISGAEGLVIVALVMAAIIVPVNLVNVGVMVWFSGQSRSMRAFAVKIVTNPIIIGAGLGVLVNLAGVRIYEPLMTAVDLMARSSLGLGLVTVGAGLQVMDALRPKPSVLLSTVMKLIIYPIIMTGLGLMMGLTGTALVMVALSAAVPTAMNGYLLAKQMGGDAELYAAGATVQTIAAFFTIPAVIYIVTQLAAG; encoded by the coding sequence ATGCTGATCATCTTCGAAAGCATCCTGCCGATCTTTCTGCTCGTTCTTCTGGGTGTCGCGCTAAAGCGATCGCCGCTCATCACCCAGGGTTTCTGGGGCGGACTTGAACAATTCGGCTATTACGTCCTTTTCCCCGCCCTGCTGTTTCAGACGCTGTCAAAGGCAGATTTTTCCAGCATCAGCGGCACGTCGGTCAGCGTTACAGCACTCCTTGCCTTTGCAGCCATGACGGCCCTGTCGCTGGCGCTCTGGCCGCTATTCAAGACGCGCGGCATGGGCGGACCGGCCTATACCTCGGTTTTCCAGACCGCCACCCGGTGGAACGGCTTCATGGCGCTGGCCATCGCTGAAAAAATCTCGGGTGCCGAGGGGCTGGTCATCGTCGCACTGGTGATGGCTGCGATCATCGTGCCGGTCAATCTCGTGAATGTCGGCGTCATGGTCTGGTTTTCCGGTCAAAGCCGCAGCATGCGGGCCTTTGCTGTCAAAATCGTCACCAATCCGATCATCATCGGCGCGGGTCTGGGCGTGCTGGTCAATCTAGCAGGCGTGCGGATCTATGAACCGCTGATGACGGCAGTCGACCTCATGGCGCGATCCTCGCTCGGACTTGGCCTTGTTACGGTCGGCGCCGGGTTGCAGGTGATGGATGCCCTGAGGCCGAAACCCAGCGTTCTCCTGTCGACGGTGATGAAACTGATCATCTATCCAATCATCATGACCGGACTGGGTCTGATGATGGGCCTGACCGGAACGGCCCTTGTCATGGTCGCGCTGTCTGCAGCGGTGCCCACTGCCATGAACGGCTATCTTCTGGCAAAGCAGATGGGCGGAGATGCTGAACTCTATGCGGCAGGCGCGACGGTACAGACCATCGCTGCCTTTTTCACCATCCCTGCGGTCATCTACATCGTCACTCAGCTCGCAGCCGGATAA
- a CDS encoding DUF6105 family protein → MKLFLILWALPILLLGSWYALSYYDMNFGIFMLTREAHDLVFQIYGNVLGIAPESIPPLVMRAIVVDTLIVFAIMAFRRRKKIAAWWRESRASSVQSSEARINAESLSSAP, encoded by the coding sequence ATGAAGCTTTTTCTGATCCTGTGGGCGCTGCCCATCCTGCTCCTCGGCAGCTGGTATGCCCTGTCCTATTACGACATGAACTTCGGCATCTTCATGCTGACCCGCGAGGCCCATGATCTGGTTTTCCAGATCTATGGCAATGTGCTTGGTATTGCGCCCGAATCGATCCCGCCACTGGTAATGCGCGCGATTGTCGTCGACACACTGATCGTCTTTGCCATCATGGCTTTCCGTCGGCGCAAGAAGATTGCGGCCTGGTGGCGCGAGAGCCGGGCCTCGTCGGTTCAGTCGTCCGAGGCGCGCATCAATGCCGAGAGCCTGTCCAGCGCGCCCTGA
- the ruvX gene encoding Holliday junction resolvase RuvX has protein sequence MFTLTIEELAERLQPGQAIAGLDLGTKTIGLSASDLGRRFATPRPVIKRTKFTKDAEVLLAFASKEKIAAFVIGLPVNMDGSSGPRVQATRAFVRSMAEKTEIPFVFWDERLSTVAAERALLEMDVSRAKRSERIDSAAASFILQGALDRLSALMRASDD, from the coding sequence ATGTTTACCCTCACCATCGAGGAGCTGGCCGAACGGCTGCAACCGGGTCAGGCGATTGCCGGCCTTGATCTTGGCACGAAGACGATCGGATTGTCCGCCTCCGATCTCGGACGCCGGTTCGCCACGCCCCGCCCGGTGATCAAGAGGACGAAGTTCACCAAGGATGCCGAGGTCCTTTTGGCCTTCGCGTCAAAGGAGAAGATCGCGGCCTTCGTTATCGGCCTTCCCGTCAACATGGACGGATCATCCGGGCCGCGTGTTCAGGCGACAAGGGCCTTTGTCCGTTCCATGGCGGAAAAGACCGAGATCCCCTTCGTGTTCTGGGATGAACGTCTGTCGACGGTCGCCGCCGAGCGAGCCCTTCTGGAAATGGATGTATCGCGTGCCAAGCGCAGCGAACGGATCGATTCGGCTGCAGCGAGCTTCATTCTTCAGGGCGCGCTGGACAGGCTCTCGGCATTGATGCGCGCCTCGGACGACTGA
- a CDS encoding metal-dependent hydrolase, producing the protein MKITWLGHAAFRLDIAKASILIDPFLTGNPGFAGLDAKEATSGVTHILLTHGHGDHVGDTVQLANETGATVLANADLAAWLGSKRVEKLEMGNTGGTIGFDGFSVTFTNALHSSAQITEDGVSHALGNANGLMIHVEGDASILHMGDTDIFSDMKLIQELHQPDIGLVPIGDRFTMGGAVAALACQRFFDFKTAIPCHYGSFPIIDQTPEKFVLGMEGTRTKVLTPQAGISFEV; encoded by the coding sequence ATGAAGATCACCTGGCTCGGTCACGCCGCCTTTCGTCTTGATATTGCCAAGGCGAGCATTCTGATTGATCCGTTCCTGACAGGGAACCCCGGCTTCGCAGGGCTCGATGCCAAGGAAGCGACCTCCGGCGTTACGCATATTCTCCTGACCCACGGCCATGGTGACCATGTCGGCGATACGGTTCAGCTAGCGAACGAGACCGGAGCAACCGTGCTCGCAAATGCCGACCTGGCAGCTTGGCTCGGCTCCAAGCGTGTCGAAAAGCTTGAAATGGGCAATACCGGCGGCACGATCGGCTTTGATGGTTTCTCCGTAACCTTCACAAATGCTTTGCATTCCTCCGCCCAGATCACGGAAGACGGCGTTTCGCATGCGCTGGGAAATGCGAACGGGCTGATGATCCATGTCGAGGGCGACGCATCTATCCTGCATATGGGTGACACCGACATTTTCTCGGACATGAAGCTGATCCAGGAATTGCATCAGCCGGATATCGGACTGGTTCCGATCGGCGATCGCTTCACTATGGGCGGTGCGGTTGCAGCACTCGCCTGCCAGCGCTTTTTCGACTTCAAGACCGCGATTCCCTGCCATTACGGCTCCTTTCCGATCATCGATCAGACGCCGGAAAAATTCGTTCTGGGGATGGAAGGAACGCGCACCAAGGTTCTGACCCCACAGGCCGGGATCAGCTTCGAAGTCTGA
- the gatC gene encoding Asp-tRNA(Asn)/Glu-tRNA(Gln) amidotransferase subunit GatC, with product MSVDLATVKRVARLARLAVNEDEAQKMVGELNGILGFVEQLSEVDVTGVEPMTSVTPVAMKKRHDVVTDGNIAEDIVANAPATDRNFFQVPKVVE from the coding sequence ATGTCCGTCGATCTCGCCACCGTCAAGCGCGTTGCGCGTCTTGCCCGTCTTGCCGTCAATGAAGACGAGGCGCAAAAGATGGTCGGCGAACTGAATGGCATTCTGGGTTTTGTCGAGCAGCTTTCAGAAGTGGATGTCACCGGCGTTGAGCCGATGACATCGGTTACGCCTGTCGCCATGAAGAAGCGTCATGATGTCGTGACCGATGGCAACATCGCGGAAGACATCGTGGCCAATGCGCCTGCGACCGACCGCAATTTCTTCCAGGTGCCCAAGGTCGTCGAGTAA
- the gatA gene encoding Asp-tRNA(Asn)/Glu-tRNA(Gln) amidotransferase subunit GatA, which yields MSELTSLTIAEAREKLAAKEIKAVELTEAYIAAIEAANDTLNAYVAVTADQARAMAKASDQRLAEGKAGALEGIPLGVKDLFATRDVRTQACSHVLDGFKPKYESTVTQNLWDAGAVMLGKLNMDEFAMGSSNESSYDGPVVNPWKANGSDEKLVPGGSSGGSAAAVAAQLCAGATATDTGGSIRQPAAFTGTVGIKPTYGRCSRFGIVAYASSLDQAGPIARDMRDAAIMLKTMASVDPKDTTSVDMPVPDYEAALGQSLKGMKIGIPKEYRVDGMPGEIEKLWADGMAWLKDAGAEIVDISLPHTKYALPAYYIVAPAEASSNLARYDGVRYGLRVDGKDIADMYEKTRAAGFGAEVKRRIMVGTYVLSAGYYDAYYLKAQKVRTLIKRDFEQAFAAGVDVILTPATPSSAFAIGDKELAADPVKMYLQDVFTITVNLAGLPGLSVPAGLDAKGLPLGLQLIGKPFEEETLFKAGHAMEQAAGKFTPKKWW from the coding sequence ATGAGCGAATTGACCAGCCTCACCATCGCGGAAGCCCGCGAAAAACTCGCCGCCAAGGAGATCAAGGCCGTTGAACTGACCGAAGCCTATATCGCGGCTATCGAGGCAGCCAATGACACGCTGAACGCCTATGTCGCCGTGACGGCAGATCAGGCGCGCGCCATGGCCAAGGCCTCCGATCAGCGGCTTGCAGAAGGCAAGGCGGGAGCACTCGAAGGCATTCCGCTCGGCGTCAAGGATCTCTTTGCCACGCGCGATGTCCGGACCCAGGCCTGCAGCCACGTTCTGGACGGTTTCAAGCCGAAATATGAATCGACCGTGACCCAGAACCTCTGGGATGCTGGCGCCGTCATGCTTGGCAAGCTCAACATGGACGAATTCGCCATGGGGTCTTCCAACGAAAGCTCCTATGACGGCCCCGTGGTCAATCCGTGGAAGGCAAACGGCTCCGACGAGAAGCTCGTTCCCGGCGGCTCCTCTGGCGGGTCTGCCGCCGCCGTTGCCGCGCAACTCTGCGCAGGCGCAACCGCCACCGACACCGGCGGTTCCATCCGCCAGCCGGCCGCCTTCACCGGCACCGTCGGCATCAAGCCGACCTATGGCCGCTGCTCCCGTTTCGGCATCGTTGCCTATGCCTCCTCGCTCGACCAGGCAGGCCCCATCGCCCGCGACATGCGTGATGCCGCAATCATGCTGAAGACCATGGCAAGCGTCGACCCGAAGGATACGACGTCGGTCGACATGCCGGTGCCCGATTACGAGGCAGCACTCGGCCAGTCGCTGAAGGGCATGAAGATCGGCATTCCGAAGGAGTATCGCGTCGACGGAATGCCGGGAGAGATCGAAAAGCTCTGGGCGGATGGCATGGCATGGCTGAAGGATGCCGGTGCCGAGATCGTGGATATCTCGCTGCCGCATACGAAATATGCTCTGCCGGCCTATTACATTGTCGCCCCGGCAGAAGCGTCGTCGAACCTCGCCCGCTACGATGGCGTGCGTTATGGCCTGCGCGTCGATGGCAAGGACATTGCCGACATGTATGAGAAGACCCGTGCTGCGGGCTTCGGTGCTGAAGTCAAGCGCCGCATCATGGTCGGTACATATGTGCTTTCCGCTGGTTATTACGACGCCTATTACCTCAAGGCCCAGAAGGTCCGCACGCTGATCAAACGCGACTTCGAGCAGGCCTTTGCCGCTGGTGTCGACGTGATCCTGACGCCGGCCACCCCATCCTCGGCCTTTGCTATCGGCGACAAGGAACTCGCTGCCGATCCGGTCAAGATGTATCTGCAGGACGTTTTCACGATCACCGTGAACCTTGCCGGCCTGCCGGGCCTTTCGGTCCCTGCCGGTCTCGACGCCAAGGGGCTGCCGCTCGGTCTGCAACTGATCGGCAAGCCTTTTGAGGAGGAGACCCTCTTCAAGGCCGGGCACGCCATGGAACAGGCCGCAGGCAAGTTCACGCCGAAGAAGTGGTGGTAG
- a CDS encoding YjhX family toxin, whose amino-acid sequence MDISRAEQRILHLLAQGGRIEITRNDNRKIEKLQLFTREGWVFSGLDLVTFRKLKQKKAIRSQGGKPYRITENGLRLVRSELDNR is encoded by the coding sequence ATGGATATCTCACGCGCTGAACAGCGCATTCTCCACCTGCTCGCCCAGGGCGGGCGCATCGAAATCACGCGCAACGACAATCGCAAGATCGAGAAACTCCAGCTCTTCACCCGCGAGGGCTGGGTCTTCAGCGGGCTTGATCTCGTCACGTTTCGAAAACTCAAGCAGAAGAAGGCCATCCGCTCGCAAGGCGGCAAACCCTATCGGATCACCGAAAACGGGCTGAGGCTGGTGCGGTCGGAGTTGGACAATCGGTAG